In a single window of the Thermodesulfobacteriota bacterium genome:
- a CDS encoding radical SAM protein, protein MTGRTVCFSKNAVNVFFHILTRCNLHCTHCYINPDQHGKQTLSINVIRRWLDAFIEKAAVANVIFLGGEPTLHPELSEAVRYARQIGYHSITIDTNGYLFNDILSRVSPDEVDYVSFSLDGATRTTNDAIRGRGSYDQCLSGIRRSVAGGFKTSLIYTVSAANIHELEKMRPLLADLKTDRFFIQVIGIRGKSAIKGFDGKAPLQVSPGQWQAVVPAAAEAIAREGITVTYPRVYLSTGETFECAGLVADNYFIFPNGRVYRCPLCEDYPFHSLVFENDRLKKTPPLNETDFFRLSIPEGCVMNKLIQPDNLSYDDKGRPEYRVACCLLKEELSVKD, encoded by the coding sequence ATGACCGGACGAACCGTTTGTTTTTCGAAAAATGCGGTCAATGTTTTTTTCCATATTCTGACACGCTGCAACCTTCACTGCACCCACTGCTATATCAATCCCGACCAGCACGGAAAGCAGACACTGTCGATCAACGTCATTCGGCGATGGCTGGATGCCTTTATTGAAAAGGCCGCCGTCGCCAACGTGATCTTTCTGGGGGGGGAGCCGACCCTGCACCCCGAACTTTCCGAGGCGGTACGATACGCCCGGCAAATCGGCTACCACTCCATCACCATCGACACCAACGGTTATCTCTTTAACGATATCCTTTCCCGGGTCTCGCCCGATGAAGTGGACTACGTCAGCTTCAGCCTGGACGGCGCCACCCGGACGACCAACGACGCCATTCGCGGCCGGGGAAGTTATGACCAGTGTCTCTCGGGAATCCGCCGGTCGGTGGCCGGGGGATTTAAAACCAGTCTGATCTATACCGTCAGCGCCGCCAACATACATGAACTGGAAAAAATGCGGCCGCTGCTGGCGGATCTGAAAACAGACCGTTTTTTTATCCAGGTCATCGGTATCAGGGGAAAATCCGCGATAAAAGGGTTTGACGGAAAAGCGCCGCTGCAGGTATCGCCAGGCCAGTGGCAGGCGGTGGTTCCCGCCGCGGCCGAAGCGATCGCGCGGGAGGGAATTACGGTAACTTACCCCAGAGTGTATCTGTCGACCGGCGAAACGTTTGAATGCGCAGGCCTGGTAGCGGACAACTATTTTATTTTTCCCAACGGCCGGGTCTATCGATGTCCCCTGTGCGAGGATTATCCCTTCCACAGCCTGGTCTTTGAAAACGACCGGTTGAAAAAAACCCCGCCCCTGAACGAAACGGATTTTTTCCGTCTGTCGATCCCGGAAGGCTGCGTCATGAACAAGCTGATTCAACCGGATAATCTGTCTTATGACGACAAGGGCCGGCCGGAATACAGGGTTGCCTGCTGCCTGTTAAAAGAAGAGCTTTCCGTAAAGGATTAA
- a CDS encoding cyclic nucleotide-binding domain-containing protein, with protein MLESKYLKDNIQNIQRLMSIPALKSFETRNLSKILRLSKIREYEDGEIIIKEGDIDPWLYFLLSGQVRVQKGGEEITCISTTGEIFGEMRIVDDKARSASVVADGRTICLAVNTTAQQRLMAHGKGEKEDAVEFVLMLYKIFAEYMSARLRITNDELVKAKKKLKAVKDQTK; from the coding sequence ATGTTAGAATCAAAATATCTGAAGGATAATATCCAGAACATTCAGCGCCTGATGTCGATTCCGGCTTTAAAGTCCTTTGAGACCAGAAACCTTTCCAAAATCCTGCGCTTGAGCAAAATCCGGGAATATGAGGACGGAGAGATTATCATTAAAGAAGGGGATATCGATCCCTGGCTTTATTTTCTTCTTTCCGGTCAGGTCCGGGTCCAGAAAGGCGGAGAAGAAATCACCTGTATTTCCACCACCGGTGAGATTTTCGGTGAAATGAGAATCGTGGACGACAAGGCCCGATCCGCTTCGGTGGTCGCCGATGGACGAACCATCTGCCTGGCCGTCAATACCACCGCCCAGCAGCGGCTCATGGCTCACGGCAAGGGGGAAAAAGAGGACGCCGTGGAATTTGTTCTGATGCTCTACAAGATTTTCGCGGAATACATGAGCGCCCGTCTCCGGATTACCAACGACGAACTGGTTAAAGCAAAGAAAAAATTAAAAGCAGTAAAAGATCAGACAAAGTAA